Proteins encoded in a region of the Leptolyngbya subtilissima AS-A7 genome:
- a CDS encoding TVP38/TMEM64 family protein has protein sequence MKLTILRSRKFWLLACCGVIAALLSSQLPLQAWFVNIEGWLSALGFVAAPVFVAVYLLATVLGLPNIVLILVAGAVFGLMQGIVVASVADTLGAIACFWVGRTLARDRIKRWMIKNPSFARLDHAVGQKGWKILLLTRLSPLVPSNLLNYGFSCTKVNFWQYCFFSWVGMLPVITLYVYLGSFGVALFQEGLTARKLSLQGGGAVLALCAGWYTTNLTRKALNPKCPDQSSESECRQSEPERRR, from the coding sequence CTGAGCAGTCAACTGCCGCTGCAAGCTTGGTTTGTGAATATTGAAGGCTGGCTCAGCGCGTTGGGTTTTGTGGCGGCTCCGGTCTTTGTGGCGGTGTATTTGCTGGCGACCGTATTGGGTCTGCCTAACATTGTGCTGATTTTGGTGGCCGGGGCGGTCTTTGGTTTGATGCAGGGTATTGTGGTGGCTTCGGTGGCCGATACCCTAGGGGCGATCGCCTGTTTTTGGGTGGGGCGCACCCTAGCCCGCGATCGCATCAAGCGCTGGATGATCAAAAACCCCAGCTTTGCTCGCCTAGATCACGCCGTCGGCCAAAAGGGTTGGAAGATTTTGCTGCTGACGCGGCTGTCGCCCCTGGTGCCGTCTAACCTGCTCAACTATGGCTTTAGCTGCACCAAGGTGAATTTTTGGCAGTACTGCTTTTTTTCCTGGGTGGGCATGCTGCCGGTAATTACGCTGTATGTCTATTTGGGCTCCTTTGGCGTTGCCCTGTTTCAGGAGGGGCTCACCGCCAGAAAACTGTCGCTGCAAGGCGGTGGGGCCGTGCTGGCACTCTGTGCTGGGTGGTACACCACCAACTTGACTCGCAAAGCGTTAAACCCCAAGTGCCCCGACCAGTCGTCTGAGTCAGAGTGCAGACAATCTGAGCCAGAACGCAGACGATAA
- a CDS encoding glucose 1-dehydrogenase, producing MVSMAGKVAIVTGASSGIGRATAIAFGQAGATVVVVARRSDKGEETVQQIKAAQGEAMFIQADVTQASDLEAMVKQTVDTYGRLDYAFNNAGSGTSGKLADLSEADWDFEINANLKSVWLSMKYEIPAMQQSGGGAIVNTSSQGALLGVAGYGAYGAAKAGVIALSRAAAAEYSSERIRINTVSPGAVKTDLWAEAPPEMLDQVAAGIPLQRIGRPEDIAEAVVWLCSEGAGFVTGHNLVVDGGFTAVQK from the coding sequence ATGGTTTCGATGGCAGGCAAAGTTGCGATCGTGACTGGGGCAAGTTCTGGCATTGGTCGGGCTACGGCGATCGCCTTTGGTCAAGCGGGTGCAACTGTGGTGGTGGTCGCTCGCCGCTCCGACAAGGGCGAGGAAACTGTCCAACAGATCAAAGCAGCCCAGGGAGAGGCGATGTTTATCCAAGCCGACGTCACCCAGGCGTCAGATCTCGAAGCTATGGTTAAACAAACCGTCGACACCTACGGTCGCCTCGACTATGCCTTTAACAACGCCGGTTCAGGCACCTCGGGTAAACTGGCCGACCTCTCCGAAGCCGACTGGGATTTTGAAATCAACGCCAACCTCAAGTCGGTTTGGCTGTCGATGAAGTACGAAATTCCCGCTATGCAGCAGTCGGGCGGTGGGGCGATCGTGAATACCTCTTCCCAAGGCGCACTGCTGGGGGTGGCTGGGTATGGGGCCTACGGAGCCGCTAAAGCGGGAGTCATTGCCCTGTCGCGCGCCGCGGCGGCGGAGTATTCTAGCGAGCGCATTCGCATCAACACCGTGAGCCCCGGCGCAGTCAAAACCGATCTATGGGCCGAAGCCCCGCCTGAAATGCTCGATCAGGTAGCCGCCGGCATTCCGCTGCAGCGAATCGGCAGGCCAGAAGATATTGCCGAGGCCGTCGTCTGGCTGTGTTCTGAGGGGGCTGGGTTTGTGACTGGCCACAACCTCGTCGTGGATGGCGGGTTCACCGCCGTGCAAAAGTAG
- a CDS encoding type II toxin-antitoxin system VapC family toxin encodes MRYLLDTNVCVVFLNGRSPLVRDRLLSTPTKAMAICSVVKAELFYGALRSNNPVQTLERQQLFLKQFTSLPFDDGSALAVGRMGAAPAGDGLVIDR; translated from the coding sequence ATGCGCTACTTGCTCGATACCAACGTATGCGTCGTGTTCTTAAATGGGCGATCGCCTCTAGTGCGCGATCGCCTACTTTCTACGCCGACTAAAGCTATGGCAATCTGCTCAGTGGTTAAAGCCGAGCTTTTCTACGGTGCCTTGCGTAGCAACAATCCAGTACAAACGCTAGAGCGACAACAGTTGTTCCTAAAGCAATTCACCTCGCTTCCCTTTGACGATGGGTCGGCTTTGGCTGTTGGCAGAATGGGAGCAGCACCAGCTGGAGATGGCCTTGTGATAGACCGTTAG
- a CDS encoding ABC transporter ATP-binding protein: MARSQLQKLGTYLKPHWRQAGLGVVALFIVNLVGVWIPLLIRNGIDELQVTFSFDRIMYYALLVLVLASVMWVIRMVSRITLFGVGRQVEFDLKQRIFQHLLSMEPAYFGRNTAGELISRATSDVDNIRRLLGFAILSLANTLFAYALTVPVMLSISVRLTLISLIVYPLMLVLVQTFSDRLRNEQLHVQERISDLSDLIQEDMSGIALIKIYAQEENERRAFNHRNTSLLDANLKLARTRNMLFPLLGGLASVGLLVILATGAGAIAEGVITVGDFVALLLYVERLVFPTALLGFTITAYQRGEVSINRIEEILDAEPEVQTAATAIPLPLEQIKGSLEARHLNYAYPDSKVPALDEVNFKIAPGEQIAIVGPIGSGKSTLANALPRLLDIGPGQLYLDGYDVTELPLADLRRAIAYVPQDSFLFSTSINNNIRYGEPLMEFSEVQYAAKQAQMDEEIQNFPHHYDTIVGERGITLSGGQRQRTALARALVVDAPILVLDDALSSVDNRTATAILNALSEGTQQKTVLFISHQMSAAATADRIFVMDKGRIVQQGRHRDLVQQPGLYRNLWEQHQLESVLQ; the protein is encoded by the coding sequence ATGGCGCGATCGCAGCTACAAAAACTGGGTACCTACCTCAAACCCCACTGGCGGCAGGCTGGCCTGGGTGTTGTTGCACTATTTATTGTGAACTTGGTTGGCGTGTGGATACCGCTGCTGATTCGCAACGGCATCGACGAGCTTCAGGTCACTTTCAGCTTTGACCGAATCATGTACTACGCGCTGCTGGTGCTGGTGCTGGCCTCGGTGATGTGGGTGATTCGTATGGTGTCGCGCATTACCCTGTTTGGGGTGGGCCGCCAGGTGGAGTTTGACCTCAAGCAGCGCATCTTTCAGCACCTGCTGAGCATGGAGCCCGCCTACTTCGGCCGCAACACCGCCGGGGAGCTGATCAGCCGCGCCACCAGCGACGTGGACAACATTCGCCGCTTGCTGGGCTTTGCGATTTTGAGCTTGGCCAATACCCTGTTTGCCTATGCCCTGACGGTGCCGGTGATGCTGTCAATCAGCGTGCGGCTGACGCTGATTTCGCTGATTGTCTACCCGCTGATGCTGGTGCTGGTGCAGACCTTTAGCGATCGCCTGCGCAACGAGCAGCTCCATGTGCAGGAGCGCATCTCCGACCTCAGCGACCTGATTCAAGAAGACATGAGCGGCATTGCGCTAATCAAAATCTACGCCCAGGAAGAGAACGAGCGCCGCGCCTTTAACCACCGCAACACCAGCCTGCTCGACGCCAACCTCAAGCTGGCCCGCACCCGTAACATGCTGTTTCCGCTGCTGGGGGGGCTGGCCAGTGTGGGTCTGCTGGTGATTTTGGCCACGGGGGCGGGGGCGATCGCCGAGGGGGTGATCACCGTGGGCGACTTTGTAGCCCTGCTGCTCTATGTGGAGCGGCTGGTGTTTCCCACCGCCCTGCTGGGGTTCACCATCACCGCCTACCAGCGCGGCGAGGTCAGCATCAACCGCATTGAAGAAATCCTCGACGCCGAACCGGAGGTGCAGACGGCCGCCACCGCCATCCCCCTGCCCCTGGAGCAGATCAAGGGCAGCCTAGAGGCCCGCCACCTCAACTACGCCTACCCCGACAGCAAAGTCCCGGCACTGGATGAGGTGAACTTTAAGATTGCGCCGGGGGAGCAAATTGCGATCGTCGGCCCCATTGGCTCGGGCAAATCGACCCTGGCCAACGCCCTGCCCCGCCTGCTCGACATTGGCCCCGGCCAGCTATATCTAGATGGCTACGATGTGACCGAGCTGCCCTTGGCCGACTTGAGACGGGCGATCGCCTACGTGCCCCAAGACAGCTTTCTCTTCAGCACCAGCATCAACAACAACATCCGCTACGGCGAACCCTTGATGGAGTTCTCCGAGGTGCAGTACGCCGCCAAGCAGGCCCAGATGGATGAAGAGATTCAGAACTTTCCCCACCACTATGACACCATCGTCGGCGAGCGCGGCATTACCCTTTCGGGAGGGCAGCGGCAGCGCACGGCTCTAGCCCGCGCCTTGGTGGTCGATGCCCCCATTCTGGTGCTCGACGACGCCCTCTCCAGCGTTGACAACCGCACCGCCACCGCCATTCTCAATGCCCTCTCGGAAGGCACTCAGCAAAAGACAGTGCTGTTTATCTCGCACCAGATGTCTGCCGCCGCCACCGCCGATCGCATCTTTGTGATGGATAAAGGTCGCATTGTGCAGCAGGGCCGCCACCGCGACCTGGTGCAGCAGCCCGGCCTCTACCGCAACCTATGGGAGCAGCACCAGCTAGAGTCCGTGTTGCAGTAG
- a CDS encoding YdcF family protein: MDILNLLTRLLLWLGIGYFLWWVLKKFIPANFLTWFGGAMILALIAGAFLFPDDSTIGVFWQFLVFPLTPLGGAITLLALSLSDGMKKVNGRMVTVALLILFFASMPLIARALVNHSEQSVQRAYASQQRLCSDICPAIDQVPVDRAVSIVVIGENADAYRLTNALNSRIDADNPLDPALVAQLNSAANVYNRISAARPFVTVTAGPRFGTGEEQEPLRQAIRQQLVGRGVPSESIRVEATGTDIRNTVVDQRNFLSEQGLFTAPARSGRFDTARNNRDANRVVLVAPALTMRRAALAFENEGIQVVAAPTELYSTPNLENRDTLASLADLAPNVNALALTTRYWGELLSAIYYYLRGWLPPFSMQWDEVVETI, from the coding sequence ATGGATATTCTCAATCTATTAACCCGTCTGCTGCTGTGGCTTGGCATCGGCTACTTTCTGTGGTGGGTGCTCAAAAAATTCATTCCCGCCAACTTTTTGACCTGGTTCGGCGGAGCCATGATCTTGGCGCTGATTGCGGGGGCGTTTTTATTCCCCGACGACAGCACCATTGGGGTGTTTTGGCAGTTTTTGGTGTTTCCGCTTACCCCTCTGGGCGGGGCGATTACGCTGCTGGCGTTGTCCCTCAGCGACGGCATGAAAAAGGTCAATGGGCGCATGGTGACGGTGGCGTTGCTGATTTTATTCTTCGCCAGCATGCCGCTGATTGCGCGGGCCTTGGTCAACCATTCTGAACAGTCGGTGCAGCGGGCCTACGCCAGCCAGCAGCGGCTATGTAGCGACATCTGCCCCGCGATCGATCAAGTGCCCGTCGATCGGGCCGTGTCAATTGTGGTGATTGGCGAAAACGCTGACGCCTACCGCCTGACCAACGCCCTCAACAGCCGCATCGACGCCGACAACCCCCTCGACCCGGCGCTGGTGGCCCAGCTCAACAGTGCTGCCAATGTCTACAACCGCATTAGTGCGGCCCGCCCCTTTGTGACCGTCACCGCTGGGCCTCGGTTTGGCACGGGCGAAGAGCAAGAACCCCTCAGGCAGGCAATTCGTCAGCAGCTGGTGGGTCGGGGCGTACCCTCAGAGAGCATTCGGGTTGAGGCCACGGGCACCGACATTCGCAACACAGTGGTCGATCAAAGGAACTTTTTAAGCGAGCAGGGGTTGTTTACTGCGCCTGCCCGCTCAGGCCGCTTTGACACCGCCCGCAACAACCGCGACGCTAACCGGGTGGTGCTGGTGGCCCCCGCTTTAACTATGCGCCGCGCCGCACTGGCCTTTGAGAATGAGGGCATTCAGGTGGTGGCAGCCCCCACCGAGCTATATAGCACCCCCAACCTGGAAAACCGCGATACCCTGGCCAGCCTGGCCGACCTAGCCCCCAACGTCAACGCCCTGGCGCTGACCACGCGCTACTGGGGCGAGCTGCTGAGCGCCATCTACTACTACCTGCGGGGCTGGCTGCCTCCCTTTAGCATGCAGTGGGATGAGGTGGTTGAGACGATCTAG
- a CDS encoding ABC transporter permease, which produces MKSFGAPWKASLPRLDGWTLGVGLIALVMLLPVAIILASLFTNSSDAWGHLAATVLPEYIRNSLVLMVGVGLGVLAIGVSTAWLVSTCQFWGRRWFEWLLLLPLAAPTYILAYVYTDTLEYFGPVQTALRGLFGWQQATDYWFPNIRSIEGAILLFSLTLYPYVYLLARVAFLEQSTATLEASRCLGCGPWSSFRSVALPLARPAIAAGTALALMETLNDFGTVAYFSVPTFTTGIYRTWFGMGDRPAAVQLSAVLLLFIFALVVLEQRSRRRARYYQGMARTISQSRYGLGGLRAVGAWLVCAAPVLLGLIIPTGLLLAMTVRNAEATLNGDFVVLGFNSLVLAVLAAVLAVLLALVMAYGLRLNGRPFLTLSVQGANLGYAVPGAVIAVGTLIPLAQFDNAIDGWMRQTFGVSTGLLLSGTIVALLFAYLVRFLAVSFGAIEAGLGKIKPSLDDAARSLGQTPNQTLMKIHRPLLGSSLLTATMLVFVDVMKELPATLIIRPFNFDTLAVRVYQYAADERLIEASAPALAIILVGLLPVLWLSKQIANEGKV; this is translated from the coding sequence ATGAAATCCTTCGGTGCCCCCTGGAAAGCCTCACTGCCACGGCTCGACGGCTGGACGCTGGGCGTGGGGTTGATCGCCCTGGTGATGCTGCTGCCGGTGGCAATCATTCTCGCCAGCCTGTTTACTAACTCCAGCGACGCCTGGGGGCACCTGGCCGCGACGGTGCTGCCCGAATACATTCGCAACTCGCTGGTGCTAATGGTGGGGGTGGGGCTGGGGGTGCTGGCGATCGGGGTGAGCACCGCCTGGCTGGTGAGCACCTGCCAATTTTGGGGTCGCCGCTGGTTTGAGTGGCTGCTGCTGCTGCCGTTGGCCGCCCCCACCTACATCCTTGCCTACGTCTATACCGACACGCTGGAGTATTTTGGCCCAGTGCAGACGGCCCTGCGCGGCCTGTTTGGTTGGCAGCAGGCCACCGACTACTGGTTCCCCAACATTCGCTCCATTGAGGGGGCGATTTTGCTGTTTAGCCTGACGCTGTATCCCTATGTGTATCTGCTGGCGCGGGTGGCGTTTCTAGAGCAGTCAACCGCGACGCTGGAGGCGAGCCGCTGTTTGGGCTGTGGCCCCTGGAGCAGCTTTCGCTCGGTGGCGCTGCCCTTGGCTCGACCGGCGATCGCCGCTGGCACCGCCCTAGCTCTGATGGAAACCCTGAACGACTTTGGCACTGTGGCCTACTTCAGCGTGCCGACGTTTACTACGGGCATCTATCGCACCTGGTTTGGCATGGGCGATCGCCCGGCGGCGGTGCAGCTCTCGGCGGTGCTGCTGCTATTTATCTTTGCGCTGGTGGTGCTAGAGCAGCGGTCGCGTCGTCGGGCTCGCTACTACCAGGGCATGGCCCGCACGATTTCGCAGTCGCGTTACGGGCTGGGCGGGCTGCGGGCGGTGGGGGCCTGGCTGGTCTGCGCCGCCCCCGTGCTGCTGGGGCTGATCATTCCCACCGGGCTGCTGCTGGCGATGACGGTGCGCAATGCCGAGGCCACCTTGAATGGCGACTTTGTGGTGCTGGGGTTTAACAGTCTGGTGCTGGCGGTGTTGGCGGCGGTGCTGGCGGTGCTGCTGGCGCTGGTGATGGCCTACGGTCTGCGGCTCAACGGTAGGCCCTTTCTCACGCTGTCGGTGCAGGGGGCTAACCTGGGCTACGCCGTACCCGGCGCGGTGATTGCGGTGGGCACGCTGATTCCTCTGGCGCAGTTTGACAATGCGATCGATGGTTGGATGCGACAGACGTTTGGAGTTTCTACCGGGCTGCTGCTGAGCGGCACGATTGTTGCGCTGCTGTTTGCCTACCTGGTGCGGTTTTTGGCGGTGAGCTTTGGGGCGATCGAGGCGGGGTTAGGCAAAATTAAGCCTTCGCTGGATGATGCGGCCCGCAGCCTGGGCCAAACTCCCAACCAAACGCTGATGAAAATTCATCGCCCGCTGCTGGGGAGCAGCTTGCTCACGGCCACCATGCTGGTGTTTGTGGATGTGATGAAGGAGCTGCCCGCTACGCTGATCATTCGCCCGTTTAATTTCGACACGCTGGCGGTGCGGGTTTATCAATATGCGGCTGACGAGCGGCTGATCGAGGCTTCGGCCCCGGCGCTGGCGATCATTTTGGTGGGGTTGCTGCCGGTGCTATGGCTGAGCAAGCAGATCGCCAACGAGGGTAAGGTCTAA
- a CDS encoding type II toxin-antitoxin system VapC family toxin yields the protein MALLLIDTDIASFIFKGSDYADPYLPLLSDQELALSFMTVAELFQWAILRQWGDRRLSRLEQYLSNYLVIPVDQPLCREWAQVRSDRQSGGRLISPQDAWIAATALRYGLPLVTHNIKDFAGIGNLQLITPPPSN from the coding sequence ATGGCTCTTTTGCTCATTGATACAGACATCGCTTCCTTCATCTTCAAAGGTAGTGACTATGCCGACCCTTACCTGCCACTGTTGAGCGATCAGGAATTGGCACTTTCGTTCATGACCGTTGCTGAACTTTTTCAGTGGGCAATCTTACGTCAATGGGGCGATCGCCGCCTTTCACGGCTAGAGCAATACCTATCAAATTATCTTGTTATTCCGGTTGACCAGCCGCTTTGTCGGGAATGGGCACAGGTTCGTAGCGATCGCCAGAGTGGAGGACGACTGATTTCTCCGCAGGATGCTTGGATTGCCGCAACAGCTTTACGCTACGGCTTACCGCTAGTTACTCACAACATCAAAGACTTTGCAGGAATTGGGAATCTACAGCTCATTACGCCTCCACCTAGCAACTAA
- a CDS encoding COR domain-containing protein: MEELFAYLRSLQNPQEVETLYEAKLVLIGEGDVGKTTLLKALTGKKPQAGEQTTHGISIDIQALSLPHPDKADIQLKFNAWDFGGQEVYRVTHQFFFSKRSVYLLLWEPRRGVQQCQVEDWLRMLRLRVGEAARVIIVSTHCKTGERIARIDKPVLKRDYGDMIVDFLEVDSLIDDLDTGDKVGIAALKQLIAETAKTFDQMGAKLNRAWRESRDELLALAEPRITYANFTAVCERHGLSAIATRTLADLMHDLGYIVYYGDDEALQDDVVLQPEWLTKAIGFVLEDRTTQAMDGILPDSRLKEVLFDHPFANEPRYEPELYPFFLRLMEKYDVSYRLEDGTGSLVSQHVPQVRPSLPWLPEEEPEPNRRRIAMVCVMEESPPGLIPWMIVRTHEYIYQRHENDGKEHRLHWQKGMFLRNNRHGEAMLELRDRELHLYTEAVWPEYFTNVLQQTLQTLIDYTWPGLQGRYYFAVPCPTKTDNQACMGRFEIGALRQFLEEGDVRYPCQFCRTRHNIVDLLYGFEEETTREQLTRIETKVDRGFAEIQDNLAEWESRIANYTMGIMRAIANEAKDGPRLFTLEPIDGNWRRLFDKRYRLHLWCEAENCQHRVHQPNLGVYEFEAPRDWVIEVAPYANLVSRVLKTVLPLAIPAANLYFGKDIMDDWTIQKSLDAMKDATGTLLKEDFSVAEPGRLKDSLLTEAERSGLLALHAFLRKEDPHHQRLGLKRMPTYTGDYLWLCEVHYQAAQSKIPDRIE; this comes from the coding sequence ATGGAGGAGCTTTTTGCCTATCTCAGGAGTCTGCAAAATCCTCAGGAGGTGGAAACCCTCTACGAGGCCAAGCTGGTGTTAATTGGCGAAGGTGATGTGGGCAAAACCACCCTGCTCAAAGCGCTAACGGGCAAAAAACCTCAGGCGGGCGAGCAAACCACCCACGGCATCAGCATCGACATTCAAGCGCTCAGCTTGCCCCATCCCGACAAAGCTGATATCCAACTCAAATTCAACGCCTGGGATTTTGGTGGGCAAGAGGTGTATCGAGTCACCCACCAGTTTTTCTTTAGCAAACGCTCCGTCTATCTGCTGCTATGGGAACCCCGTCGTGGCGTGCAGCAGTGCCAGGTCGAAGACTGGCTCAGAATGCTGCGCCTGCGAGTGGGCGAAGCGGCCCGTGTCATTATCGTTTCTACTCACTGCAAAACCGGGGAGCGCATCGCCCGCATCGACAAACCCGTGCTCAAACGCGACTACGGCGACATGATTGTTGACTTTCTTGAAGTTGATAGCTTGATAGACGACCTAGACACAGGTGACAAAGTGGGCATCGCTGCCCTCAAGCAGCTAATCGCCGAAACTGCCAAAACCTTTGACCAAATGGGGGCCAAGCTCAACCGGGCCTGGCGCGAATCGCGCGATGAACTGCTGGCCTTGGCTGAACCGCGCATTACCTACGCCAACTTTACCGCCGTGTGCGAACGTCACGGTCTGAGTGCCATTGCCACTCGCACCCTAGCCGACCTGATGCACGACTTGGGCTACATCGTTTACTACGGCGACGACGAAGCGCTGCAAGACGACGTGGTGCTGCAACCAGAATGGTTAACCAAGGCGATCGGCTTTGTGCTGGAAGACCGCACCACCCAAGCCATGGACGGCATTTTGCCCGACAGCCGCCTCAAAGAGGTTTTGTTCGACCATCCCTTTGCCAACGAACCCCGCTACGAACCTGAACTATATCCCTTCTTTTTACGGCTGATGGAGAAATACGATGTCTCCTACCGTTTAGAAGACGGTACTGGTAGCTTGGTCTCTCAACACGTTCCCCAGGTGCGGCCCAGCTTGCCTTGGCTTCCAGAAGAAGAACCCGAACCCAACCGCCGCCGTATTGCCATGGTCTGCGTCATGGAAGAATCGCCACCGGGGCTAATTCCGTGGATGATTGTGCGTACCCACGAGTACATCTATCAGCGCCACGAAAACGACGGCAAAGAGCACCGGCTGCACTGGCAAAAAGGCATGTTTCTACGCAACAACCGTCACGGCGAAGCCATGCTGGAGCTGCGCGATAGAGAACTCCACCTCTATACCGAAGCCGTTTGGCCCGAGTATTTCACCAATGTGTTACAGCAAACTCTCCAGACCTTAATTGATTACACCTGGCCAGGATTGCAAGGCCGCTACTACTTTGCTGTCCCTTGTCCGACCAAAACAGATAACCAAGCCTGCATGGGTCGCTTTGAAATCGGCGCCCTACGACAGTTTTTAGAAGAAGGGGATGTTCGTTATCCCTGTCAGTTTTGCCGTACTCGTCACAATATTGTGGACTTGCTCTACGGATTCGAAGAAGAAACCACCCGTGAACAGCTCACTCGCATTGAGACCAAAGTTGATCGCGGCTTTGCCGAAATTCAAGATAACCTGGCCGAGTGGGAAAGCCGCATCGCTAACTACACCATGGGCATCATGCGGGCGATCGCCAATGAAGCCAAAGATGGTCCCCGCTTATTCACCCTCGAACCAATCGACGGCAACTGGCGGCGGCTATTCGACAAACGCTATCGCCTGCACCTGTGGTGCGAAGCCGAAAACTGCCAGCACCGGGTTCATCAGCCCAATTTAGGCGTCTATGAATTTGAAGCCCCCCGCGACTGGGTGATCGAAGTTGCCCCCTACGCCAACCTCGTCTCGCGGGTTCTGAAAACTGTACTGCCCCTGGCAATTCCTGCCGCCAACCTCTACTTTGGCAAAGACATCATGGACGATTGGACGATTCAGAAGTCTCTAGATGCCATGAAAGATGCTACAGGCACTCTGCTCAAAGAGGATTTTTCTGTCGCTGAACCCGGTCGCCTAAAGGATAGTCTACTCACCGAAGCCGAGCGATCGGGCCTTCTGGCTCTACATGCCTTTTTGCGCAAAGAAGACCCCCACCATCAGCGGTTAGGGCTAAAGCGAATGCCCACCTACACAGGCGATTACCTCTGGCTTTGCGAAGTCCACTATCAAGCCGCCCAGTCCAAAATTCCCGATCGCATCGAATAG
- a CDS encoding Fe(3+) ABC transporter substrate-binding protein translates to MRLGRRAFLGAGAAATAVAAGYLRQRPASAQFGFRRGPVVNLYSARHYDTDDQIYTGFREATGIRVNVVEAEADQLIERIKSEGANSPADILMTVDAGRLWRAEQEDMFQPVTSSVLSEAIPENLRHPDGLWFGLTKRARVLVYNKDTVDPSELSTYEDLADPKWRGRILVRSSTNIYNQSLVGSMIAAHGAEETEAWARGLVANLARDPEGGDSDQIKAAAAGLGDIAISNTYYLARLAKSDKAEEQAIAEKMGVFFPNQGDGANGRGTHVNISGAGVVKTAPNAEAAVKFLEYLASPEAQRIFAESNNEYPVVQGVEIDSVVAGFGEFKEDSLNASVFGSNNPEALRITDRAGWK, encoded by the coding sequence ATGAGATTAGGAAGACGCGCATTTTTAGGGGCCGGTGCCGCCGCAACTGCCGTAGCCGCAGGCTACCTACGCCAGCGCCCTGCTAGCGCCCAGTTTGGCTTTCGCCGTGGCCCGGTGGTCAATCTCTATTCTGCTCGCCACTACGACACTGACGACCAGATCTACACTGGCTTCCGGGAAGCCACGGGCATTCGTGTCAACGTGGTTGAGGCCGAGGCCGACCAGCTGATTGAGCGCATCAAGAGCGAGGGCGCAAATAGCCCCGCCGATATTCTCATGACTGTGGATGCCGGTCGCCTCTGGCGCGCCGAGCAAGAAGATATGTTCCAGCCGGTCACCTCATCGGTGCTGAGCGAGGCGATTCCCGAAAATCTGCGCCACCCCGACGGGCTGTGGTTTGGTCTAACCAAGCGGGCGCGGGTGCTGGTGTACAACAAAGACACCGTTGATCCCTCTGAGCTATCGACCTACGAAGATCTGGCCGACCCCAAGTGGCGCGGGCGGATTCTCGTTCGCAGCTCGACCAACATCTATAACCAGTCCCTAGTCGGGTCGATGATTGCTGCCCATGGGGCAGAAGAAACTGAAGCGTGGGCGCGGGGCTTGGTGGCCAACTTGGCCCGCGACCCCGAGGGGGGTGATAGCGACCAGATCAAGGCCGCTGCTGCTGGGCTAGGCGATATTGCCATCTCCAACACCTACTACCTTGCTCGTCTGGCCAAGTCTGATAAGGCCGAGGAGCAGGCGATCGCTGAAAAGATGGGTGTGTTCTTCCCCAACCAGGGTGATGGCGCTAACGGGCGCGGCACCCACGTCAATATCAGCGGTGCCGGGGTGGTCAAGACCGCGCCCAACGCTGAGGCTGCTGTGAAGTTCCTAGAGTATCTAGCTAGCCCCGAGGCCCAGCGCATCTTCGCCGAGAGCAACAACGAGTACCCCGTGGTGCAAGGCGTTGAGATCGACTCTGTGGTGGCAGGCTTTGGCGAATTTAAAGAAGACTCGCTGAATGCCTCGGTGTTTGGCAGCAACAACCCCGAAGCTCTGCGCATCACCGATCGCGCCGGTTGGAAGTAG
- a CDS encoding NblA/ycf18 family protein, with the protein MDIRQELPLEQQFELRVFEEQVQSLSPEDAQTLLVQLKEAMLYQTTTFREILKNTWEIGKGPDSLREALSEG; encoded by the coding sequence ATGGATATTCGCCAAGAGTTACCCCTTGAGCAACAGTTCGAGCTTCGGGTATTTGAAGAGCAAGTGCAATCGCTTTCCCCAGAAGATGCTCAAACTCTCCTTGTGCAGCTCAAAGAAGCAATGCTGTACCAAACCACCACATTTCGGGAAATTTTGAAGAACACTTGGGAAATTGGTAAAGGCCCCGACTCCCTGCGCGAAGCACTATCAGAAGGATAA